From one Enterococcus sp. DIV2402 genomic stretch:
- a CDS encoding DUF1576 domain-containing protein, protein MENKTITLHTRNKLINLNSQVLKYRLLIAYSLLLILIGICSETPQDLWTGTVRIFTSPSNLLTDYFAVGNFGSAFFNSGILTFASVLLVRSRGVTVSGPLIAAFFTVSGFSFFGKNLYNSLPIIIGVYLYAKTVRKPYSQFLLVALFGSSSSPVISYLTFGTGLPLPFGILLGYTVGILVGFLLPPLASQFLQFHQGFSLYNVGFTSGIVAMFVTSAFRLFGGDIAIPNLLSTEYHGKSAIFLFLLFTLLFVLGYLLNHRSFKGMRAIFASSGKLVTDFVVIAEIGATLINMALMGFLMLAFIFVMGGELSGPLIGGILTAVGFSAFGNHWRNSLPILIGVVLASQLSPEFSRETFAVLLTAIFGTSLAPISGYYGAIYGILAGFFHMTLVSNVAYLHGGLNLYNNGFSCGFVAAFMVPLLDTITQVKRGKKHAGKRKI, encoded by the coding sequence ATGGAAAACAAAACAATCACGTTACACACACGCAATAAACTAATCAATTTAAACTCACAAGTACTTAAATATCGTTTATTAATCGCCTATAGTCTGTTGTTAATTTTAATTGGTATTTGCAGCGAAACTCCTCAAGATTTATGGACTGGTACCGTCCGTATTTTTACGTCACCCAGTAACTTATTAACGGATTATTTTGCAGTAGGAAACTTTGGGAGTGCTTTTTTTAATAGTGGCATTTTAACGTTCGCGAGCGTGCTTTTAGTAAGATCCCGCGGAGTAACCGTGAGCGGTCCTTTAATCGCCGCCTTTTTTACTGTTTCGGGATTTTCTTTTTTCGGTAAAAATTTATATAATTCGTTGCCGATTATTATCGGCGTCTATTTATATGCTAAAACGGTCCGCAAACCGTATTCACAATTTTTATTGGTTGCATTATTTGGCAGTTCTTCTTCTCCAGTTATTAGTTATTTAACATTTGGTACCGGATTACCACTGCCTTTTGGTATTTTATTAGGTTATACTGTGGGAATTTTAGTCGGTTTCTTACTACCGCCGTTAGCTTCGCAGTTTTTACAGTTCCACCAAGGTTTCTCTTTATATAATGTCGGATTTACTTCCGGAATTGTCGCCATGTTTGTGACGAGCGCTTTTCGTTTATTCGGTGGGGATATTGCTATTCCAAATTTATTATCCACGGAATATCACGGCAAATCCGCTATCTTTTTGTTTCTCTTATTCACGTTACTTTTTGTTTTAGGTTATTTATTAAATCATCGTTCCTTTAAAGGAATGCGTGCTATTTTTGCTTCGTCCGGAAAATTAGTTACTGACTTTGTCGTGATTGCAGAGATTGGTGCTACACTAATCAATATGGCATTAATGGGTTTTTTAATGCTTGCTTTTATTTTTGTTATGGGCGGCGAGCTTTCTGGTCCTTTAATTGGAGGAATTTTAACCGCAGTTGGTTTTAGCGCCTTTGGGAATCATTGGCGTAATAGTCTTCCAATTTTAATTGGGGTTGTCTTAGCTTCCCAATTGTCGCCAGAGTTTTCACGTGAAACATTTGCGGTGTTATTGACTGCCATTTTCGGAACAAGTTTAGCGCCAATCAGTGGGTATTATGGCGCTATCTACGGTATTCTAGCAGGCTTTTTCCATATGACTCTTGTTTCAAATGTCGCCTATTTACACGGTGGTCTAAATTTATATAATAATGGATTTTCTTGTGGTTTTGTTGCCGCTTTTATGGTACCGTTGTTGGATACAATAACCCAAGTAAAGAGAGGAAAAAAACATGCTGGAAAAAGAAAAATCTAG